From a single Collimonas pratensis genomic region:
- a CDS encoding class I SAM-dependent methyltransferase has protein sequence MTQNIYDDPAFFEGYSQLGRSVQGMAGAAEWPALQAMLPPLRGKRVVDLGCGYGWFCRWAAEQGAAQVIGLDVSEKMLERAVATTANTAVSYARADLEQLVLVEGGFDLVYSSLTLHYIVNLAGLFTAAYRALAPGGKLVFSIEHPIYMAPTHPGWVFDAQGRRTWPIDSYQIEGPRSTNWLAEGVIKQHRTIGTLLNLLIAAGFGIRHVEEWGPSAEQLVARPELAEERDRPMMLLVAAQR, from the coding sequence ATGACGCAAAATATCTATGACGATCCGGCCTTCTTTGAAGGCTACAGCCAGCTCGGACGTTCGGTGCAAGGAATGGCGGGCGCGGCGGAATGGCCGGCGCTGCAAGCCATGTTGCCGCCGCTGCGCGGCAAGAGGGTAGTCGATCTGGGTTGCGGCTACGGCTGGTTTTGCCGCTGGGCGGCCGAGCAGGGCGCCGCGCAGGTGATCGGCCTCGACGTTTCTGAAAAAATGCTGGAACGTGCCGTCGCCACTACGGCGAACACCGCGGTCAGTTATGCGCGCGCCGACCTGGAGCAGTTGGTGCTGGTGGAAGGTGGTTTCGACCTGGTCTACAGTTCGCTCACGCTGCATTACATCGTCAACCTGGCAGGCTTGTTCACTGCAGCCTATCGCGCGCTGGCGCCAGGCGGCAAACTGGTGTTCTCCATTGAGCATCCGATCTACATGGCGCCTACGCATCCGGGTTGGGTGTTCGATGCCCAGGGGCGCAGGACCTGGCCTATCGACAGCTATCAGATCGAAGGACCACGCAGCACCAACTGGCTGGCCGAAGGCGTGATCAAGCAGCATCGGACCATTGGTACTTTGTTGAATCTGCTGATTGCTGCTGGTTTTGGCATCAGGCATGTCGAGGAGTGGGGGCCAAGCGCGGAACAGCTCGTGGCGCGGCCCGAGCTGGCGGAAGAGCGTGATCGTCCGATGATGTTGCTGGTGGCGGCGCAGCGCTGA
- the sdhC gene encoding succinate dehydrogenase, cytochrome b556 subunit, translating into MSEAAKPNRPQFRNINITQIVGYRLPLAGIISILHRISGLLMFLLLPFILFMLDKSLVSESSFDYFKGFTSGWFVKLVILALSWAYLHHFCAGIRHLVMDNHIGLSKESARKSAASVLIISLPLALIVALKLFGAF; encoded by the coding sequence ATGTCTGAAGCCGCGAAACCCAATCGGCCACAGTTTCGTAATATAAACATTACTCAAATTGTCGGTTACCGCTTGCCGCTGGCGGGCATTATTTCGATTTTGCATCGTATTAGTGGCTTGTTGATGTTTTTGCTCTTGCCTTTCATCTTGTTCATGCTGGATAAAAGCCTGGTGTCGGAAAGCTCTTTCGACTATTTCAAAGGCTTTACGTCGGGCTGGTTCGTCAAGCTTGTCATCCTGGCCCTGTCCTGGGCATATCTGCACCACTTCTGCGCCGGCATCCGCCACCTTGTCATGGATAACCATATCGGCCTGAGCAAGGAAAGCGCGCGCAAATCGGCTGCAAGCGTCCTCATCATCAGCTTGCCGCTGGCGCTGATCGTTGCATTGAAACTGTTCGGAGCATTCTAA
- the acnA gene encoding aconitate hydratase AcnA: MSRNTLNTLKEFKISDSKKGKFYSLPALEKKLGVNISRLPVSIRVVLESVLRNCDGKKVTEEHVKQLANWGATAARTDEIPFVVARVVLQDFTGVPLLADLAAMRNVAASLGKNAKNIEPLVPVDLVVDHSIQIDHFREKKALDLNMKLEFQRNNERYQFMKWGMQAFDTFGVVPPGFGIVHQVNLEYLARGVHKKDSVYYPDTLVGTDSHTTMINGIGVVGWGVGGIEAEAGMLGQPVYFLTPDVVGVNLTGQLREGVTATDLVLTITELLRKAKVVGKFVEFFGEGTASLSLTDRATIANMAPEYGATMGFFPVDDATIEYFEGTGRSKAEIDAFAGYFKAQNLYGIPKAGDIDYTTVVELDLATVAPSLAGPKRPQDRIEIGHVKANFAELFSKPIAENGFNKKIEDLDATYTNADGVKLQNGDVLIAAITSCTNTSNPSVMLAAGLLAKKAVEAGLKVPAHIKTSLAPGSRVVTEYLEAAGLLPYLEKLGFGVTAYGCTTCIGNAGDLTPAMNDAIVKNDVVASAVLSGNRNFEARIHPNIRSNFLASPPLVVAYAIAGNMTRDLMTEPVGKGKGKDGKTRDIYLGDIWPSSQEVAKLMKFAMNAKVFKANYADVKGAPGKLWEAIKGVAGGEVYNWPKSTYIAEPPFFQDFTMVPKAAATGITGARALGVFGDSITTDHISPAGSIKESSPAGKWLIANGVLKADFNSYGSRRGNHEIMMRGTFANVRIKNLMIPPTPDGSRVEGGITLFQPTGEETSIYDAAMQYVKDGVPTMVFAGEEYGTGSSRDWAAKGTQLLGVKAVFARSFERIHRSNLVGMGVLPLQFIGTDSVQTLGITGNETFDLKGIDGEIKPQQDATLVIHRANGETKEVKVLLRIDTPIEVDYYKHGGILPFVLRQLLAA; the protein is encoded by the coding sequence ATGTCCCGCAACACATTGAACACACTCAAGGAATTCAAGATTTCCGATTCCAAGAAAGGCAAGTTCTACTCCTTGCCTGCCCTGGAAAAAAAACTCGGCGTCAACATCTCGCGCTTGCCGGTATCGATCCGCGTTGTGCTGGAATCCGTGCTGCGCAACTGCGACGGCAAGAAAGTCACTGAAGAGCACGTCAAGCAGCTCGCGAACTGGGGCGCAACCGCTGCCCGCACCGACGAAATCCCGTTCGTCGTGGCCCGCGTAGTGCTGCAAGACTTTACCGGCGTGCCGCTGCTGGCCGACCTGGCCGCGATGCGCAACGTCGCCGCCAGCCTGGGCAAGAACGCCAAGAACATTGAACCGCTGGTGCCGGTTGACCTGGTGGTCGACCACTCGATCCAGATCGACCATTTCCGTGAAAAGAAAGCGCTCGACCTCAACATGAAACTGGAATTCCAGCGCAACAACGAGCGCTACCAGTTCATGAAATGGGGCATGCAGGCATTCGACACCTTCGGCGTCGTGCCGCCGGGCTTCGGCATCGTCCACCAGGTCAACCTGGAATACCTGGCGCGCGGCGTCCACAAGAAGGATTCGGTCTACTATCCGGACACCCTGGTCGGTACTGACTCGCACACCACCATGATCAACGGCATCGGCGTGGTCGGCTGGGGCGTCGGCGGCATCGAAGCGGAAGCCGGCATGCTGGGCCAGCCGGTCTACTTCCTGACACCGGACGTGGTCGGCGTCAACCTGACCGGCCAGCTGCGTGAAGGCGTCACCGCCACCGATCTGGTGCTGACCATTACCGAACTGCTGCGTAAAGCCAAAGTGGTCGGCAAGTTTGTCGAATTCTTCGGTGAAGGCACTGCCTCGCTGAGCCTGACCGACCGCGCCACCATCGCCAACATGGCCCCTGAATACGGCGCCACCATGGGCTTCTTCCCGGTTGACGATGCAACCATCGAATACTTCGAAGGCACCGGCCGCAGCAAAGCGGAAATTGACGCTTTCGCCGGCTATTTCAAGGCACAGAACCTGTACGGCATTCCAAAAGCCGGCGACATCGACTACACCACCGTGGTCGAACTCGATCTGGCTACTGTTGCACCATCGCTGGCAGGTCCGAAGCGTCCGCAAGACCGTATCGAAATCGGTCATGTCAAAGCCAACTTCGCCGAACTGTTCAGCAAGCCGATCGCAGAAAACGGCTTCAACAAGAAGATCGAAGACCTGGATGCTACTTACACCAACGCTGACGGCGTCAAGCTGCAGAACGGCGACGTCCTGATCGCGGCGATCACTTCTTGCACCAACACATCCAACCCGAGCGTCATGCTGGCGGCTGGCTTGCTGGCCAAGAAAGCGGTCGAAGCCGGCCTCAAGGTGCCTGCCCACATCAAGACCTCGCTGGCCCCTGGCTCGCGCGTCGTCACCGAGTACCTGGAAGCGGCTGGCCTGCTGCCGTACCTGGAAAAACTCGGCTTTGGCGTTACCGCCTACGGCTGCACCACCTGTATCGGCAATGCCGGCGACCTGACACCAGCCATGAACGATGCCATCGTCAAGAACGACGTAGTGGCATCGGCAGTATTGTCCGGTAACCGTAACTTCGAAGCGCGTATCCATCCGAACATCCGCTCCAACTTCCTGGCCTCGCCACCGCTGGTGGTCGCCTACGCCATCGCCGGCAACATGACGCGCGACCTGATGACCGAGCCTGTCGGCAAGGGCAAGGGCAAAGATGGGAAAACCCGGGACATCTACCTGGGCGACATCTGGCCATCTTCGCAAGAAGTCGCCAAGCTGATGAAGTTCGCGATGAACGCCAAGGTCTTCAAGGCTAACTACGCGGACGTCAAGGGCGCGCCAGGCAAGCTGTGGGAAGCCATCAAGGGCGTCGCCGGCGGCGAAGTCTACAACTGGCCGAAATCGACCTACATCGCTGAACCACCGTTCTTCCAGGACTTCACCATGGTGCCGAAGGCAGCGGCGACCGGCATCACCGGCGCCCGTGCACTGGGCGTGTTCGGCGATTCGATCACTACCGACCACATCTCGCCAGCCGGCTCCATCAAGGAATCCAGCCCTGCGGGTAAATGGCTGATCGCCAACGGCGTGCTGAAGGCAGACTTCAACTCCTACGGTTCGCGTCGCGGCAATCACGAAATCATGATGCGCGGCACCTTCGCCAACGTCCGCATCAAGAACCTGATGATCCCGCCGACACCGGACGGCTCGCGTGTCGAAGGCGGCATCACCTTGTTCCAGCCAACTGGCGAAGAAACCTCGATCTATGACGCAGCGATGCAGTATGTCAAAGACGGCGTGCCAACCATGGTGTTTGCCGGTGAAGAATACGGTACAGGTTCGTCGCGCGACTGGGCTGCCAAGGGCACCCAACTGCTGGGCGTGAAAGCTGTGTTTGCCCGTTCGTTCGAACGCATCCACCGCTCCAACCTGGTCGGTATGGGCGTGTTGCCGCTGCAGTTCATCGGCACAGACAGCGTGCAGACCCTGGGCATCACCGGCAACGAGACTTTCGACCTGAAGGGTATCGACGGCGAAATCAAGCCGCAGCAAGACGCTACCCTGGTGATCCATCGCGCCAACGGCGAAACCAAGGAAGTCAAGGTCCTGCTGCGCATCGATACACCGATCGAAGTCGATTACTACAAGCACGGCGGCATCTTGCCGTTCGTGTTGCGTCAGTTGCTGGCAGCATAA
- a CDS encoding M14 family metallopeptidase, with protein MPIKISQQFDAAAIEVVRADSPQQIELKIRSDSHADFTQWFYFRLQGARDEDCTIRFLNAGATTYPKGWENYQAVASYDRENWFRVPTSFDGQVMTISHTPDYDSVYYAYFEPYSWERHLALLGQAEQSPLARVLDIGSTVDGRDMNVLVIGNPEAAKKVWVIARQHPGETMAEWFVEGMVDALLDSANPLATKVLQHAVFYIVPNMNPDGSVRGNLRTNAAGANLNREWMTPSLERSPEVFAVKNKIHEIGCDLFLDVHGDEALPYIFVAGSEMLEDFSPQQAKEQQQFIDDFLRASPDFQTEFGYAASKYSSDVLTLASKYIGHTFKCVSLTLELPFKDNANLPDAQVGWDGARSARLGEVVLQPILRAFE; from the coding sequence ATGCCAATAAAAATTAGCCAGCAGTTTGACGCCGCCGCGATTGAAGTCGTGCGCGCGGATAGTCCTCAGCAAATCGAATTGAAAATCCGCAGCGATTCGCATGCCGATTTCACGCAGTGGTTTTATTTCCGCCTGCAGGGCGCGCGTGACGAGGATTGCACTATCCGCTTCCTGAACGCTGGCGCCACCACCTATCCCAAGGGCTGGGAAAATTACCAGGCAGTGGCCAGCTACGACCGGGAAAACTGGTTCCGCGTACCGACCAGCTTCGACGGCCAGGTCATGACCATCAGCCATACGCCGGACTACGACAGCGTCTACTACGCTTACTTCGAGCCGTATTCCTGGGAGCGTCACCTGGCGTTGCTGGGGCAGGCGGAGCAATCGCCGCTGGCGCGTGTGCTGGATATCGGCAGCACGGTCGACGGACGCGACATGAATGTGCTGGTGATCGGCAATCCTGAGGCGGCCAAGAAGGTCTGGGTCATCGCCCGTCAGCATCCGGGCGAAACCATGGCGGAGTGGTTCGTCGAGGGCATGGTCGATGCCTTGCTGGACAGCGCCAATCCGCTCGCCACCAAGGTGTTGCAGCATGCGGTGTTCTACATCGTGCCCAACATGAATCCTGACGGTTCGGTGCGTGGCAACCTGCGCACCAATGCGGCCGGCGCCAACCTGAACCGCGAGTGGATGACGCCGTCGCTGGAGCGCAGCCCGGAAGTGTTCGCGGTGAAAAACAAGATCCATGAAATCGGCTGTGACCTGTTCCTCGATGTGCATGGCGATGAAGCCTTGCCCTACATTTTCGTGGCGGGCTCGGAAATGCTGGAAGACTTCAGCCCGCAACAGGCCAAGGAACAGCAGCAGTTCATCGACGATTTCCTGCGCGCCAGCCCGGATTTCCAGACCGAATTCGGCTATGCGGCGAGCAAGTACAGCAGCGATGTGCTGACCTTGGCGTCTAAGTATATCGGCCATACCTTCAAGTGTGTTTCGCTGACGCTGGAGTTGCCGTTCAAGGACAACGCCAACCTGCCGGATGCGCAGGTGGGCTGGGACGGCGCCCGCAGTGCGCGTCTGGGCGAGGTGGTGCTGCAGCCGATCTTGCGGGCCTTTGAATAA
- a CDS encoding GntR family transcriptional regulator, producing the protein MSSIPSNPSSDPASPSAAAPGASPTAPAASSPTFSPLYQQIKALIMQRLQSGEWKSGELIPSEVELGNRFKVSQGTVRKAIDELAAENLLVRRQGKGTFVATHHEARSQFRFLRLMPDSDEPQVTDKRVIELKRLRAPADIARQLGMKSGDSVVYVKRVLAFDGVPTILEELWLPGALFKALTLERLAEYKGPMYGLFETEFGTRMIRATEQIRAASADADAAELLAVEKSSPLLCVERVSFTYGDKPVEVRRGLYVTNRHHYQNELS; encoded by the coding sequence ATGAGCTCCATCCCGTCCAATCCGAGTAGTGATCCTGCCAGCCCGAGCGCAGCAGCCCCGGGAGCGTCGCCGACAGCTCCAGCGGCAAGCTCCCCGACCTTCAGTCCGCTCTACCAGCAAATCAAGGCGCTGATCATGCAGCGCCTGCAGTCCGGCGAATGGAAATCCGGCGAATTGATCCCTAGCGAGGTCGAACTCGGCAACCGTTTCAAGGTCAGTCAGGGCACCGTGCGCAAGGCGATCGACGAGCTGGCGGCAGAGAACCTGTTGGTGCGCCGGCAGGGCAAGGGCACTTTCGTCGCCACCCATCACGAAGCCCGTTCCCAGTTCCGTTTTCTGCGCTTGATGCCGGACAGCGACGAACCCCAGGTTACCGATAAAAGAGTCATAGAGCTGAAGCGCTTGCGCGCGCCGGCGGATATCGCACGCCAGCTGGGCATGAAGTCGGGCGATTCGGTGGTGTATGTGAAGCGCGTGCTGGCGTTCGACGGCGTACCGACGATACTGGAGGAGCTGTGGTTGCCGGGTGCTTTGTTCAAGGCTTTGACGCTGGAGCGTCTTGCTGAGTACAAGGGGCCAATGTACGGCCTGTTTGAAACCGAATTCGGCACGCGCATGATACGTGCCACCGAACAGATCCGCGCCGCCAGCGCCGATGCCGATGCGGCCGAATTGCTGGCGGTGGAGAAATCATCGCCTTTGCTGTGCGTCGAGCGCGTGTCTTTCACTTACGGCGACAAGCCGGTGGAAGTGCGGCGCGGCTTGTATGTCACCAACCGTCATCATTATCAGAACGAATTGAGCTGA
- a CDS encoding HpcH/HpaI aldolase/citrate lyase family protein, producing the protein MHPTQVLFLGKQQPVSLPVCDHYAGAEKLMRKSIALQQELGPVFDITLDCEDGASAGHEAAHAKLVASIVAGDDNRFARIGARVHDSGNAFFEQDIKLICGNSGAASRLAYLMLPKAESLAEVRAAIALIEHHSQRAGREDLPLHILIETHGALADVFAIAALPQVQSLSFGIMDFVSAHFGAIPSAAMRSPGQFNHPLVARAKLEIAAACHAHGKVPSHNVTTDIKDSASVAADAGRARAEFGYTRMWSIHPQQIQPILNAFTPPQSEIATAAQILLAAQQAEWGPIQHEGTLHDRASYRYYWSVLQRAKNSGAALPENTSTLL; encoded by the coding sequence ATGCACCCTACCCAGGTCTTATTCCTAGGCAAGCAACAACCGGTCTCGCTACCGGTCTGCGATCATTACGCCGGCGCTGAAAAGCTCATGCGCAAGTCGATCGCCCTGCAACAGGAACTGGGCCCGGTGTTCGACATCACTCTGGACTGCGAAGACGGCGCCAGCGCCGGTCACGAAGCAGCACATGCCAAGCTGGTGGCCAGCATCGTCGCCGGCGACGACAACCGCTTTGCGCGCATCGGCGCCCGCGTCCACGACAGCGGCAACGCCTTTTTCGAACAAGACATCAAGCTCATCTGCGGCAACAGCGGCGCCGCCAGCCGGCTGGCTTACCTGATGCTGCCCAAGGCCGAGAGCCTGGCGGAAGTACGCGCCGCTATCGCCCTGATCGAACACCATAGCCAGCGCGCCGGCCGCGAAGATTTGCCGCTGCACATATTGATAGAAACCCATGGCGCCCTGGCTGACGTTTTCGCCATCGCCGCCCTGCCGCAGGTGCAATCGCTATCGTTCGGCATCATGGATTTCGTCTCGGCCCATTTTGGTGCGATTCCCAGCGCGGCGATGCGCTCGCCGGGCCAGTTCAACCATCCGCTGGTGGCCCGCGCCAAGCTGGAAATCGCCGCCGCCTGCCATGCGCACGGCAAGGTGCCGTCGCATAACGTCACGACCGACATCAAGGATAGCGCCAGCGTTGCTGCCGATGCCGGCCGCGCCAGGGCGGAATTCGGCTATACCCGGATGTGGAGCATCCATCCGCAGCAGATCCAGCCGATCCTGAACGCTTTTACCCCGCCGCAGTCCGAGATAGCGACCGCGGCACAGATTCTGCTTGCAGCCCAGCAGGCAGAATGGGGACCGATACAACACGAGGGCACGCTGCATGACCGCGCCAGTTACCGTTATTACTGGAGCGTCCTGCAGCGGGCAAAAAATAGCGGCGCCGCATTACCTGAAAACACCAGCACCTTGTTATAA
- a CDS encoding malate dehydrogenase — MAKSPLRVAVTGAAGQIGYSLLFRIANGDLLGKDQPVILQLLEIPDEKAQKALKGVIMEVDDCAFPLLAGITAHSDPMTAFKDADIALLVGARPRGPGMERKDLLEANAQIFTVQGKALDAVASRNVKVLVVGNPANTNAYIAMKSAPSLPAKNFTAMLRLDHNRALSQVAAKIGKPVSAIEKLCVWGNHSPTMYADYRYATADGASVKDLINDQVWNKDVFLPTVGKRGAAIIEARGLSSAASAANAAIDHVRDWVLGTNGKWTTMGVPSDGSYGIPEGTMFGFPVTTENGEYKIVQGLEIDAFSQERINLTLKELQEERDGVKHLVG; from the coding sequence ATGGCTAAGTCCCCTCTGCGTGTTGCCGTTACCGGCGCCGCTGGTCAAATCGGTTACTCACTGTTGTTCCGCATCGCCAACGGCGACCTGCTCGGCAAAGACCAACCGGTCATTCTGCAATTGCTGGAAATCCCTGACGAAAAAGCACAAAAAGCGTTGAAGGGCGTGATCATGGAAGTCGACGATTGCGCCTTCCCGCTGCTGGCCGGCATTACTGCCCACAGCGATCCGATGACCGCATTCAAGGATGCCGACATCGCCCTGCTGGTCGGCGCCCGCCCACGCGGCCCAGGCATGGAACGCAAAGACCTGCTGGAAGCCAATGCGCAAATCTTCACGGTGCAAGGCAAGGCGCTGGACGCCGTTGCTTCGCGCAATGTCAAGGTACTGGTGGTCGGCAACCCTGCCAACACCAATGCTTACATCGCCATGAAATCGGCGCCTAGCCTGCCAGCCAAGAACTTCACCGCGATGCTGCGTCTGGACCATAACCGCGCCCTGTCGCAAGTCGCGGCCAAGATCGGCAAGCCGGTGTCCGCCATCGAAAAACTGTGCGTGTGGGGCAACCACTCGCCAACCATGTACGCCGACTATCGCTACGCGACAGCCGACGGCGCATCGGTCAAGGACCTGATCAACGACCAGGTCTGGAACAAGGATGTATTCCTGCCGACAGTCGGCAAGCGCGGCGCCGCCATCATCGAAGCACGCGGCCTGTCGTCGGCAGCGTCGGCAGCCAACGCCGCCATCGACCACGTGCGCGACTGGGTACTGGGCACCAACGGCAAGTGGACCACCATGGGCGTGCCATCGGATGGCTCCTACGGCATCCCTGAAGGCACCATGTTCGGCTTCCCTGTCACTACCGAAAACGGCGAATACAAAATCGTCCAGGGCCTGGAAATCGACGCCTTCTCGCAAGAACGCATCAACCTCACGCTGAAAGAACTGCAAGAAGAGCGTGACGGCGTGAAACACCTGGTAGGCTAA
- the sdhD gene encoding succinate dehydrogenase, hydrophobic membrane anchor protein, with the protein MADNNIGGKRLVVGAHYGLRDWLAQRATAIVMAVYTVILLVCFLSASDFSYNGWSGLFSHQWFKLATFVALMALFFHAWIGVRDIWMDYVKPVALRLVLQVATILWLVGCAGWAAQILWRV; encoded by the coding sequence ATGGCAGATAATAATATTGGCGGCAAGCGCCTGGTCGTCGGCGCCCATTACGGCCTGCGCGACTGGCTGGCGCAGCGTGCGACAGCGATCGTGATGGCGGTCTATACCGTGATTTTGCTGGTGTGCTTCCTCAGCGCCAGCGACTTCAGCTATAACGGCTGGTCAGGCCTGTTTTCTCACCAGTGGTTCAAGCTGGCTACCTTCGTAGCGCTGATGGCACTGTTTTTTCATGCATGGATCGGCGTGCGTGATATCTGGATGGATTATGTCAAGCCGGTTGCTCTGCGCCTGGTCTTGCAAGTTGCCACAATCCTGTGGTTGGTCGGTTGTGCCGGATGGGCGGCGCAGATTTTGTGGAGAGTGTAA
- a CDS encoding DUF2863 family protein — translation MLSALTLITMRRPSKKPSRKFSADSHRLAELAQALIQASSRLEERAWEREIETLLGKHFKAQHQEPIDSALEQLFPTQPDAYDALMDVVEACSESCSIEYQGKQYDCLLLGVPLLAWTRFSIASGPVPADTMMAISAHLHAHVLAPEVLTGIVPSLYAIDQLPRSHVDTYVLLQQLSHAALSATPVRSPANPPQTAPYLADTRYLLAALVVPSGMPLFRWQLARGQAGHIATDKELALEQWRKQVTPNVTRLLPGCGVQLLLPEAYYAACREADLQIRPASLRAASYYLSHTLDIASKDLHASIGRFSEQPESGRVDEYRIGFSLGQTNEIIYGVVWPLYGPEEANEEIITRSSDSEEAAAEPETPLEQILSLLRECGIDDIQRHTDLFAMEFCDDCGTPFYPDREGELVHPETPEDTPSGSAHFH, via the coding sequence ATGTTGTCAGCCCTTACTTTAATCACTATGCGCCGCCCGTCAAAAAAACCTTCCCGTAAATTTTCCGCCGACAGCCATCGCCTGGCCGAGCTGGCGCAAGCATTGATTCAAGCCTCCAGCCGTCTTGAGGAGCGCGCATGGGAACGCGAGATTGAAACCTTGCTCGGCAAGCATTTCAAGGCCCAGCACCAGGAGCCGATCGACAGCGCCCTGGAGCAGCTGTTCCCGACCCAGCCCGATGCCTACGATGCCCTGATGGATGTGGTCGAAGCCTGCAGCGAATCCTGCAGCATCGAATACCAGGGCAAGCAGTACGACTGCCTGCTGCTCGGCGTGCCGCTGCTGGCCTGGACTCGCTTTTCGATCGCTTCCGGACCGGTGCCAGCCGACACCATGATGGCCATCAGCGCCCACCTGCACGCCCATGTCCTGGCGCCGGAAGTGCTGACCGGCATCGTGCCTTCGCTGTACGCCATCGACCAGCTGCCGCGCAGCCACGTCGATACCTACGTCCTGCTGCAACAACTGTCGCACGCTGCGCTCAGCGCCACCCCGGTGCGCAGCCCGGCCAACCCGCCGCAGACCGCGCCCTACCTGGCCGATACCCGCTATTTGCTGGCCGCGCTGGTGGTGCCGAGCGGCATGCCGCTGTTCCGCTGGCAACTGGCGCGCGGCCAAGCCGGCCATATCGCCACCGACAAGGAACTGGCGCTGGAACAATGGCGCAAGCAGGTGACGCCGAATGTGACGCGCCTGCTGCCAGGCTGCGGCGTCCAGCTGTTGCTGCCCGAGGCTTACTACGCCGCCTGCCGCGAAGCCGACCTGCAGATCCGCCCCGCTTCGCTGCGCGCTGCCAGCTACTATTTGTCGCACACGCTGGACATCGCCTCCAAGGATCTGCACGCCAGCATCGGCCGTTTCAGCGAACAGCCGGAGAGCGGCCGCGTGGATGAATACCGCATCGGCTTTTCGCTCGGCCAGACCAACGAAATCATCTATGGCGTAGTGTGGCCGCTGTACGGCCCGGAAGAAGCCAACGAAGAAATCATCACCCGCTCAAGCGACAGCGAAGAAGCGGCGGCAGAGCCGGAAACCCCGCTGGAACAGATCCTCAGCCTGCTGCGCGAATGCGGCATCGACGACATCCAGCGCCATACCGATCTGTTTGCCATGGAATTCTGCGACGACTGCGGCACACCCTTCTATCCGGACCGCGAAGGCGAACTGGTGCACCCGGAAACGCCGGAAGACACGCCAAGCGGGTCGGCACATTTTCACTAA